A single genomic interval of Falsibacillus albus harbors:
- the metG gene encoding methionine--tRNA ligase, giving the protein MSIFIGGAWPYANGSLHLGHISSLLPGDILARFFRMKGEDVLYVSGSDCNGTPITIKARQDGVSVHSIADKYHQEFKKNFEALGFTYDCYARTDSKEHHEVVQEIFIQLLEKGEIYKRSVEQCYCQTCEQFLPDRYVEGICPHCSHEARGDQCDYCSNMIDPLDLVEKRCKVCGGSPTVKETEHFYFKLSAFQEDLDHYVQEAKKKGLWRNNAIHLTERYLKEGLHDRAVSRDLPIGVNVPVEGYEDKKIYVWIEAVSGYYSASRKWANDHGRDTADFWNEKTKSYYVHGKDNIPFHTIIWPSILMGIENPGLPSRIVSNEYLTLENKKLSTSRNWAVWIPDLLARYEPDSIRYFLTINAPENRDADFSWREFINSHNSELLGAYGNFVNRTLKFIEKSFNGTAPIGRINQDIQKRTQELYEEAGLLITEASFKKALEEIFDFVRAANKYFDEQKPWVQIKENQSDCFSTMTTCLYIIANLAQLLKPFLPFSSGKVKEMLGLENLAWKEIVPRSISLQGVKPLFERIEKERIDQELERLNKQYSVCRKKRAGKLYFNE; this is encoded by the coding sequence ATGAGTATATTTATTGGCGGGGCATGGCCGTATGCGAATGGGTCACTTCACTTGGGGCATATATCGAGCTTATTGCCGGGAGATATATTGGCAAGATTCTTTCGCATGAAGGGGGAAGACGTTTTGTACGTTTCAGGCAGCGACTGCAATGGGACGCCAATTACCATTAAAGCAAGGCAGGATGGAGTATCCGTTCACTCGATTGCCGATAAGTACCATCAGGAGTTTAAGAAGAATTTTGAGGCACTTGGTTTTACCTATGATTGTTATGCACGGACTGATTCAAAGGAGCACCATGAAGTTGTCCAGGAAATATTCATTCAGCTGCTTGAAAAAGGTGAAATTTATAAAAGGTCAGTTGAACAATGCTATTGCCAAACCTGTGAGCAGTTTCTGCCTGATCGATATGTCGAAGGGATTTGCCCGCACTGCAGCCACGAAGCACGTGGAGATCAATGCGATTACTGTTCGAATATGATCGATCCCCTGGACCTGGTTGAAAAAAGGTGCAAGGTTTGCGGCGGGTCTCCGACGGTCAAGGAAACCGAGCATTTCTATTTTAAGTTGAGCGCCTTTCAAGAGGACCTTGATCATTATGTTCAAGAGGCAAAAAAGAAGGGTCTATGGCGTAATAATGCCATCCATTTGACGGAACGATATTTAAAAGAAGGATTGCATGATCGTGCGGTATCGCGTGACCTGCCTATTGGAGTAAACGTTCCGGTCGAAGGCTATGAGGATAAAAAAATATATGTGTGGATCGAAGCTGTTTCAGGCTATTACTCTGCCAGCAGGAAATGGGCCAACGATCATGGCAGGGATACAGCGGATTTTTGGAATGAGAAGACGAAATCCTACTACGTTCATGGGAAAGACAACATTCCATTCCATACAATCATTTGGCCATCCATTCTGATGGGAATAGAGAACCCTGGTCTGCCGAGTCGGATCGTTTCAAATGAGTATTTGACGCTGGAAAATAAAAAGCTTTCCACCAGCAGGAATTGGGCCGTTTGGATACCTGACTTGCTTGCACGTTATGAACCTGATTCCATCCGATATTTCTTAACGATCAATGCACCCGAAAATCGCGATGCCGATTTTTCATGGCGGGAATTTATTAATAGCCACAACAGTGAACTGTTGGGTGCTTATGGAAACTTTGTCAACCGGACATTGAAATTCATTGAAAAATCATTTAATGGAACTGCCCCTATTGGCAGAATCAATCAAGATATTCAAAAGCGAACACAAGAACTTTATGAAGAAGCTGGATTGCTCATTACGGAAGCCTCATTCAAAAAAGCGCTTGAAGAAATCTTTGATTTCGTAAGAGCAGCCAATAAATATTTTGATGAGCAAAAGCCTTGGGTCCAAATAAAAGAAAATCAATCGGACTGCTTCAGCACAATGACGACCTGCCTTTATATCATTGCCAATCTGGCACAACTGCTGAAGCCGTTTCTGCCATTTTCAAGCGGCAAGGTAAAGGAGATGTTGGGATTAGAGAATCTTGCTTGGAAGGAAATCGTTCCCCGGTCTATTTCCTTGCAAGGTGTGAAGCCTCTCTTTGAAAGGATTGAAAAAGAAAGAATTGATCAGGAATTGGAACGTTTGAACAAACAATATAGCGTATGTAGGAAAAAAAGAGCTGGAAAACTTTATTTCAACGAATAA
- a CDS encoding cysteine hydrolase family protein, with protein MFHEDDLVYNHKELIQKLKKLIADARSSETPIFYVQHNEKEGEPLESGTKGCEIHPEIAPDIGDVIIQKFTPDSFFNTNLGEELKKKDIEHLVLAGIQTEMCVDTTCRSAFSKEYDVTLVSDAHSTWNSTEITAQQIINHHNGLLSWFADIVPAKKVTFQ; from the coding sequence ATGTTCCATGAGGATGATCTGGTTTATAACCATAAAGAATTGATTCAAAAGCTTAAGAAATTAATAGCGGATGCACGTTCTTCCGAAACACCCATTTTTTATGTCCAGCATAATGAGAAAGAGGGAGAGCCATTGGAATCAGGTACGAAAGGATGTGAAATCCATCCTGAGATTGCTCCGGATATTGGGGATGTCATCATTCAGAAGTTCACCCCAGACTCCTTTTTCAATACAAACTTGGGAGAAGAATTGAAGAAAAAAGATATCGAACATCTTGTTTTAGCGGGCATCCAAACGGAAATGTGTGTAGATACAACGTGCAGAAGCGCATTCAGCAAGGAGTATGATGTGACATTGGTGTCGGATGCACATAGCACGTGGAATTCGACTGAAATTACGGCGCAGCAAATCATCAACCATCATAATGGGCTGTTAAGTTGGTTTGCTGATATCGTTCCGGCGAAGAAAGTTACATTTCAGTAG
- a CDS encoding NUDIX hydrolase: MSYKWLEWAKRIQSLSQAGLAFSKNVYDIERYQELRDISAEIIEQYTELDMGKIKELFHNEDGYQTPKVDVRGVVFRDQKILMVKEKLDECWSLPGGFCDIDLSPAENIIKEIKEEAGYDVKAVKLLAVLDKNKHPHPPEPYHYYKLFIQCEVIGGKAEAGLETNEVHFFDEDHLPELSLNRNTDSQIKLLFEFLRSPEKETVYD; the protein is encoded by the coding sequence ATGAGTTATAAATGGCTCGAATGGGCGAAGAGGATTCAATCCTTATCACAGGCTGGATTGGCCTTTTCAAAAAACGTTTATGACATCGAACGATATCAGGAGCTTCGTGATATAAGTGCTGAGATCATTGAACAATATACCGAATTGGACATGGGAAAAATCAAAGAACTCTTTCACAATGAGGACGGTTATCAAACACCAAAAGTTGATGTAAGAGGGGTTGTTTTTAGAGATCAAAAAATCTTGATGGTGAAAGAAAAATTGGATGAATGCTGGTCTTTGCCGGGAGGCTTCTGCGATATCGACCTATCGCCTGCGGAAAATATCATCAAAGAAATCAAAGAAGAAGCAGGCTACGATGTGAAGGCAGTAAAGCTTCTGGCTGTTTTGGACAAAAACAAGCACCCTCATCCACCAGAACCGTACCATTACTACAAACTCTTTATTCAGTGTGAGGTAATAGGCGGGAAAGCAGAGGCTGGCCTGGAAACAAATGAAGTTCATTTTTTTGATGAAGATCATCTTCCTGAGCTTTCACTGAATCGAAATACTGATTCCCAAATTAAACTGCTATTTGAATTCTTGCGTTCACCGGAAAAAGAGACGGTATATGATTGA
- a CDS encoding HAD family hydrolase, which translates to MKAVIFDFDGTLANTLPICFQAFQQVFREFDDKELTADEIKSMFGPSETGIIRKNLLIPQKEQAIELYYQSYKKKHSEFVQPNKEIDALITYLKKEGYKLGIVTGKARRSLDISLDALQMEDLFEVIITGDDVLDPKPHPEGIEKALSLLGVHPTDALFIGDSDADIEAGRRANVQTIGVQWLPDYQTIKFGVKPDHSLNKVEELIELLKTGVPNEL; encoded by the coding sequence ATGAAAGCTGTGATTTTTGACTTCGATGGAACATTGGCGAATACACTGCCCATTTGTTTTCAAGCATTTCAGCAAGTCTTCAGGGAATTTGATGACAAGGAACTTACCGCAGATGAAATCAAGTCCATGTTTGGTCCTTCTGAAACCGGAATCATTAGAAAGAACCTATTAATCCCACAAAAAGAGCAAGCGATTGAATTGTACTATCAATCTTATAAAAAGAAACACTCGGAATTTGTACAGCCAAATAAGGAAATCGATGCTTTGATTACATATTTGAAAAAAGAAGGCTACAAGCTAGGCATCGTAACAGGGAAAGCAAGAAGGAGTTTGGATATCTCGTTGGATGCACTTCAGATGGAAGATCTCTTTGAAGTCATTATAACCGGTGATGATGTGTTGGATCCTAAGCCACATCCGGAAGGGATTGAAAAAGCTCTGTCCCTCCTTGGTGTTCATCCTACCGACGCACTATTTATCGGAGATAGCGATGCCGATATTGAAGCGGGAAGAAGGGCGAATGTACAGACCATTGGTGTACAATGGCTGCCGGACTATCAAACAATTAAATTTGGCGTGAAGCCGGATCATTCCCTGAATAAGGTGGAGGAATTGATCGAACTGTTAAAAACTGGGGTGCCGAATGAGTTATAA
- a CDS encoding aldo/keto reductase: MKTKKLGNQGLEVSELGLGCMGMSEFYSGRNDEESLKTLDYALEQGINFLDTADMYGVGDNEELVGKAINGRRDQVVLATKFGNMRGDDGSFLGVNGHPDYVKKACDASLKRLDIDYIDLYYQHRVDPNVPIEETIGAMAELVKEGKVRYLGMSEAAPATIRRAHKVHPISALQTEYSLWSRDVEDEILPTCRELGIGFVPYSPLGRGFLTGQIKRFEDLADDDFRKHSPRFQGDNFQKNLDIVGKIEEIAKGKGCKPAQLALAWLLAQGEDIVPIPGTKRRKYLEENIGALNVSLTKEELQEIDEASPKGVAAGERYPNMSGVNL, encoded by the coding sequence TTGAAAACTAAGAAACTCGGCAATCAAGGCTTGGAAGTATCAGAACTTGGACTAGGATGTATGGGCATGTCGGAATTTTACAGTGGAAGAAATGATGAAGAATCGCTAAAAACCCTTGACTATGCACTTGAACAGGGAATTAACTTCCTCGATACGGCAGATATGTATGGTGTCGGGGATAATGAAGAGCTTGTCGGCAAAGCGATCAATGGACGACGCGATCAAGTCGTGTTGGCAACGAAGTTCGGTAATATGCGCGGGGATGATGGGTCATTTCTTGGCGTCAACGGTCATCCTGACTATGTAAAAAAAGCATGCGACGCGAGCTTGAAGCGCCTTGACATTGATTACATCGATCTATACTACCAGCATCGGGTCGATCCGAATGTTCCAATCGAAGAGACAATTGGGGCAATGGCCGAGCTTGTCAAGGAAGGAAAGGTACGCTACCTTGGCATGTCAGAAGCTGCCCCGGCTACAATCCGCCGTGCTCATAAAGTCCATCCTATTTCTGCACTGCAAACCGAATATTCGCTATGGAGCCGTGACGTCGAGGACGAAATCCTTCCAACGTGCCGGGAGCTTGGCATCGGCTTCGTTCCATACAGCCCGCTTGGGAGAGGATTTCTAACCGGACAAATCAAACGATTCGAAGACTTGGCTGACGATGATTTCCGTAAACATTCTCCGCGCTTCCAAGGGGACAATTTTCAAAAGAACCTGGACATCGTCGGGAAAATCGAAGAAATCGCTAAGGGAAAAGGCTGTAAACCAGCTCAACTGGCACTTGCCTGGCTCTTGGCGCAAGGCGAAGATATTGTTCCGATTCCTGGTACTAAAAGAAGAAAGTACTTAGAAGAAAACATCGGGGCACTAAATGTTTCATTGACGAAAGAAGAATTGCAGGAAATTGATGAAGCTTCTCCCAAAGGAGTCGCTGCCGGTGAGCGGTATCCGAATATGAGCGGGGTTAATTTATAA
- a CDS encoding GNAT family N-acetyltransferase, which translates to MDHLKVKIDSNLKDFFNILNGLPDYIAIEEMTGCDPCIDQIKTGLMNLIDTGMKLNLKRISAAIQQTSVHYLELAQILKDLGFQPHASKVVVYRDLKKVQSNKDYKWESLSKGVLTEGDFKKFWERCMSGSANAPSTLTMDEHLQSVKSELGEAWEDACNLISLNGCPIGISIPHIEPGTADEGRLFYFGILPEERGKGHSSPIHYQSLNKLKQIGASYYIGSTHESNIKMQKVFLRNGCEIKGKIESFYYYFPK; encoded by the coding sequence ATGGACCACCTGAAAGTGAAGATAGATAGTAATTTAAAGGACTTCTTCAATATTTTGAACGGACTTCCAGATTATATCGCAATTGAAGAAATGACTGGGTGCGACCCATGTATAGACCAAATAAAAACAGGCCTGATGAATTTAATAGATACAGGAATGAAGCTGAATCTAAAAAGGATAAGTGCTGCGATTCAACAAACATCAGTGCATTATTTAGAATTGGCACAAATACTGAAAGATCTTGGCTTCCAACCCCATGCTTCAAAGGTTGTGGTATATCGGGATCTCAAAAAAGTCCAAAGCAATAAAGATTATAAGTGGGAATCATTGAGTAAGGGCGTCTTGACGGAAGGAGACTTTAAAAAGTTCTGGGAACGATGTATGTCTGGTTCTGCCAATGCCCCATCAACCCTCACCATGGATGAACATCTTCAATCAGTCAAAAGCGAATTAGGCGAAGCTTGGGAGGATGCTTGTAACCTAATTTCATTGAACGGTTGCCCCATCGGCATCTCCATTCCGCATATCGAACCTGGGACAGCCGATGAAGGACGGCTGTTTTATTTCGGGATATTGCCTGAGGAGCGGGGGAAGGGACACAGCTCTCCTATTCACTATCAATCATTGAATAAGTTAAAACAAATCGGAGCGTCCTACTATATCGGAAGCACCCATGAGAGTAATATCAAAATGCAAAAAGTATTCCTGCGAAACGGCTGTGAGATAAAGGGGAAGATAGAATCGTTTTATTATTATTTTCCGAAATAG
- a CDS encoding cytochrome c oxidase assembly protein, with protein MHTLSLLTDYIEWDLPLLIGLTFSLTMYLFWIKCESILGQPSKRFFLSMGLLYVTIGSPFRMIIHLAFFIHMTQMSILFFIIPPILLSGLPEVQIINRFMKFHFVNLLLFAVMLFFYHLPFMLVFFFLHPTFHQIYFIGLCTLSFSMWWPIAAKDSRTPFTQNHKRIYILFSGLLITPACLIFIINALPWISENPFLKDYSANLCNYSQIGPISSFTPIAINERVDQLLAGILMMLLHKVGLMLANHLQKQEKMKQEKNH; from the coding sequence ATGCACACGTTATCCTTGCTCACAGATTATATCGAGTGGGATCTTCCGTTATTGATAGGGCTTACCTTTTCATTGACAATGTACTTATTTTGGATCAAGTGTGAAAGTATCCTTGGCCAGCCTTCCAAACGTTTTTTCCTTTCAATGGGATTGCTGTATGTCACGATTGGGAGTCCCTTTCGCATGATTATCCATTTAGCATTCTTCATACATATGACTCAAATGAGCATCCTTTTTTTTATTATTCCTCCCATACTTTTATCGGGGCTTCCGGAAGTTCAAATAATCAATCGCTTCATGAAATTCCATTTCGTAAATTTACTTCTATTTGCTGTCATGCTGTTCTTCTATCACCTTCCTTTCATGCTGGTCTTCTTTTTTCTCCATCCGACCTTTCACCAAATATACTTCATTGGGCTGTGTACATTAAGTTTTAGCATGTGGTGGCCCATTGCAGCGAAGGATTCACGGACCCCATTTACACAAAATCACAAAAGAATATATATTCTTTTCAGCGGTTTATTGATCACTCCTGCATGTCTTATATTTATTATCAATGCACTTCCTTGGATTTCGGAAAATCCATTTTTGAAAGATTATTCAGCCAACCTCTGCAATTATTCTCAGATAGGTCCGATCAGCAGCTTCACGCCCATTGCCATAAATGAAAGGGTGGATCAATTGTTGGCGGGCATACTGATGATGCTGTTGCATAAGGTGGGGCTCATGTTGGCTAACCATCTTCAAAAACAAGAAAAAATGAAACAGGAAAAAAATCATTAG
- a CDS encoding NUDIX hydrolase, with product MYIVNVEGAIHHDGRWLLIERSKHEEHAAGMLSLVGGQCEIEENSTDILERTLKREIFEEVGIEVSNLQYVNSSTFMTDSGIHVMDIVFLCDHYSGTAYPKSPHEVEAVFWMTTEEILQRPDLPPYLKENVKLADRLAKRNSSSRSGQS from the coding sequence ATGTACATTGTCAATGTGGAAGGGGCCATCCATCATGATGGCCGCTGGCTTCTGATTGAACGTAGCAAGCATGAAGAACATGCAGCGGGGATGTTATCACTTGTTGGCGGTCAGTGTGAAATCGAAGAAAATTCAACTGATATATTGGAACGCACACTTAAACGGGAGATCTTCGAAGAAGTCGGAATCGAGGTATCCAACCTTCAATACGTCAATAGCTCCACATTTATGACGGATTCTGGGATCCATGTCATGGATATCGTCTTCCTTTGCGATCACTATTCAGGAACAGCCTATCCCAAAAGTCCGCATGAGGTCGAAGCTGTTTTTTGGATGACGACAGAGGAGATTCTTCAACGTCCTGACTTGCCGCCTTATTTGAAGGAAAATGTAAAGCTCGCTGATCGACTGGCAAAAAGAAATTCATCTTCCAGGAGTGGGCAGTCATGA
- a CDS encoding APC family permease: MNSTSKKKLGVLGLSIISVNTILGLKNIPYAATVGPSAILFWVVAALLYFIPISLIVAELSTTYPEQGGISAWVNRAFGQKASFLCSWFYWVANFTYYPSLLLGITVNISYAINQHQIIDNNWLRTIIALTIFWSVTLLTLRGTKMSEKLAAIGTPIGLVVPVILIFGFGAISIFSGHQSATDFNAHTILPNNLSLDTVMFISTLMFAFAGMEMLGTIAGDVKNPQSTFPKAIGITSVIIGAVYILGTIAFQFVVNIKPDQTATALYLFADQVTEQFHLPFHLSQVLGICFVISIIGALSFLILNPSVMFYESGKNILQAALAKKNKSDMPANLILWQAAGVSVILLLSGFIPTISSAVNMLIFMATLAFFIPYVYLILAYIKLRKIDQSVIRPFKVKNNTLALIVAGAGLFSVVATIVLTLIPAPHTTLSQYAPLVVGPVIFGVLGLWFYQMGTRESKSLLKKAS, encoded by the coding sequence ATGAATTCTACATCAAAAAAGAAGCTTGGTGTATTGGGATTATCAATCATCAGCGTCAACACCATACTTGGTTTAAAAAATATTCCTTATGCAGCGACAGTCGGACCATCTGCCATTTTATTTTGGGTGGTTGCCGCACTGCTTTATTTCATCCCGATCAGTTTGATTGTGGCAGAGCTATCGACCACCTATCCGGAACAGGGTGGAATCAGCGCATGGGTAAACCGTGCATTCGGCCAAAAGGCAAGTTTTTTATGCAGTTGGTTTTATTGGGTGGCAAATTTCACATACTACCCATCCCTGCTGCTCGGAATAACTGTCAATATCTCATATGCCATCAATCAACACCAAATCATTGATAACAATTGGCTTCGAACGATCATCGCCCTGACTATCTTCTGGAGCGTGACGCTTCTGACATTGCGCGGAACCAAAATGAGCGAAAAGCTGGCAGCGATCGGAACACCGATCGGCCTTGTCGTTCCTGTCATCTTGATCTTTGGTTTCGGAGCAATCAGCATTTTCAGCGGTCATCAATCAGCAACTGATTTCAATGCACATACCATCTTGCCAAATAATCTTTCTTTGGATACCGTGATGTTCATATCAACTTTGATGTTTGCTTTTGCAGGAATGGAGATGCTTGGGACCATTGCCGGCGATGTAAAAAATCCACAGAGCACGTTCCCGAAAGCGATAGGGATAACGTCCGTGATCATCGGAGCGGTTTATATCCTAGGGACAATTGCGTTTCAGTTTGTCGTCAATATTAAACCTGACCAGACTGCAACTGCCTTATATTTGTTTGCCGATCAAGTGACAGAGCAGTTCCACCTGCCATTTCATTTATCGCAAGTTCTCGGAATTTGCTTTGTTATTTCGATCATCGGCGCCTTATCGTTTTTAATCCTGAATCCAAGTGTCATGTTTTATGAAAGCGGGAAGAATATCCTGCAGGCTGCTCTTGCTAAGAAGAACAAATCCGATATGCCTGCCAATTTGATTCTTTGGCAAGCAGCAGGGGTATCAGTCATTCTCCTGCTGTCAGGATTCATTCCTACCATTTCGAGTGCAGTGAACATGTTGATATTCATGGCGACCCTTGCTTTCTTCATTCCTTATGTTTATCTGATTTTGGCTTATATCAAACTTAGGAAAATCGATCAATCCGTCATTCGTCCATTCAAAGTCAAAAATAATACACTGGCTTTGATCGTAGCTGGCGCAGGGTTGTTTTCCGTTGTCGCTACGATTGTATTAACCTTGATCCCTGCACCACATACCACTCTTTCGCAGTACGCGCCACTTGTGGTCGGCCCTGTCATTTTTGGAGTATTGGGACTCTGGTTTTATCAGATGGGAACGAGAGAAAGCAAATCCTTACTAAAGAAGGCAAGTTAA
- a CDS encoding S66 family peptidase gives MLIKPKRLQPGDTVATVSPSWGGAGEPELRWRYKQGVQRLEEVFGLNVIAMPNSMKGGDYLYHHPEARAEDLMTAFKDENIKGIIANIGGSDSIRLLPYIDFDVIRDNPKIFMGYSDVTISHLFCHTAGVSSFYGPAILTDFAENVEMDPYTVEMVKRTLFSNEPIGEILAAAKWTSERLEWKEDNKHTRRSMKNNSGIEVLQGAGSATGSLIGGCIEVLEFAKSTKIWPEEEYWKESILFFETSEDKPEPQFLTYWLRNYAAQGILQKANGIIFGKPQDEKYYEEYKIEIQTVMKEYGLEDMPILYNMNFGHTEPKFILPYGAMAEINCDNGTFSILESAVE, from the coding sequence ATGTTGATAAAACCAAAAAGATTGCAGCCAGGTGACACAGTTGCGACTGTAAGCCCCTCGTGGGGAGGGGCAGGTGAGCCGGAACTGAGATGGCGATATAAGCAAGGTGTCCAAAGGTTGGAAGAAGTCTTTGGCCTGAATGTGATCGCGATGCCAAACAGCATGAAGGGCGGGGACTATCTATACCATCATCCGGAGGCGCGTGCGGAGGATTTGATGACTGCCTTCAAGGATGAAAACATTAAAGGGATCATTGCCAACATAGGCGGAAGCGATAGCATCCGACTGCTTCCTTATATCGATTTCGATGTCATTCGTGATAATCCCAAAATATTCATGGGCTATTCCGATGTAACGATTTCACATTTATTTTGCCACACGGCAGGAGTCTCTTCGTTTTACGGACCAGCGATACTAACGGATTTCGCAGAAAATGTGGAGATGGATCCATATACAGTCGAAATGGTGAAGCGGACGCTTTTTTCCAATGAACCGATAGGCGAAATTCTGGCCGCTGCCAAATGGACGAGCGAACGTTTGGAATGGAAGGAAGATAATAAACATACACGGCGATCCATGAAGAACAATTCAGGAATCGAAGTGCTGCAAGGAGCTGGTTCCGCAACGGGGAGCTTGATTGGCGGCTGTATCGAGGTCCTGGAATTTGCAAAGTCAACGAAGATTTGGCCGGAAGAGGAGTATTGGAAGGAAAGTATTCTATTTTTTGAAACGTCTGAAGATAAACCTGAGCCCCAATTTTTGACGTATTGGCTGCGAAATTATGCAGCTCAAGGAATCCTGCAAAAAGCAAATGGAATCATCTTTGGAAAACCACAGGATGAAAAGTACTATGAGGAGTATAAGATTGAAATTCAAACGGTCATGAAGGAATATGGCCTGGAGGACATGCCGATATTGTATAACATGAATTTCGGACATACCGAACCGAAGTTTATTTTGCCATACGGCGCCATGGCAGAGATTAATTGTGACAATGGTACGTTTTCGATTTTAGAAAGCGCCGTTGAATAA
- a CDS encoding DUF2785 domain-containing protein: MKSQNINRKGEPTIYKMSLVNMLQEIKNNDYRLPDEYSVFEAVKLVMGSLSSPDGELRDDLGYTILFKWLIEQKLLNGTELKNLLEQAQSSKMLYFEIGEIESDSVFLRSFSSLLIALILHRDNEENLLGEEDFQGLLCQLTKYCSLERDFRSFVDGKGWAHAPAHISDALDECVKSRFAGLEECIVILNSIKNMLGNAPAVFDAEEDERMAIPVIGMIVQKKVKVGILVDWLHELEVDKASSVDAANLKKRINIKHFIRCLYMRLKEKSLMDQEEERRLFQLEHRFNPNFFDV, encoded by the coding sequence ATGAAATCTCAAAATATTAATAGAAAAGGGGAACCAACAATATATAAAATGTCATTAGTAAATATGCTACAGGAAATTAAGAATAATGATTACCGTCTTCCCGATGAATATAGTGTATTTGAAGCAGTGAAGCTTGTCATGGGATCATTAAGTTCACCTGACGGAGAATTGAGGGATGACCTAGGATATACCATTCTCTTTAAATGGCTGATTGAGCAAAAGCTCCTGAATGGAACCGAGCTGAAGAATTTATTGGAGCAAGCCCAGTCAAGTAAGATGTTATATTTTGAAATTGGCGAAATTGAGAGCGACAGTGTATTTTTAAGGTCATTTTCTTCGCTGCTGATTGCCTTGATTCTTCATCGCGATAATGAAGAGAATTTACTGGGGGAAGAAGATTTTCAAGGATTATTGTGTCAATTAACTAAATATTGCTCGCTAGAGAGGGATTTTAGAAGCTTTGTTGATGGAAAAGGCTGGGCTCATGCCCCCGCACATATCAGCGACGCTCTTGATGAGTGTGTCAAGAGTCGATTTGCTGGTCTGGAAGAGTGCATTGTGATTTTAAACAGCATAAAGAATATGCTAGGAAATGCCCCTGCCGTCTTTGATGCAGAAGAAGATGAACGGATGGCGATTCCTGTTATAGGAATGATTGTTCAGAAAAAAGTAAAAGTCGGGATTCTAGTAGATTGGCTACATGAACTTGAAGTTGATAAGGCTTCTTCAGTCGATGCTGCCAACTTGAAGAAGAGAATAAATATAAAGCATTTTATTCGTTGTCTTTACATGAGACTGAAAGAAAAATCATTGATGGACCAAGAAGAAGAGCGTCGTTTATTTCAATTGGAGCATAGATTCAACCCGAACTTTTTTGATGTTTAA
- a CDS encoding GNAT family N-acetyltransferase — protein MELTYEVIPDEQIELCRDACNELMAFQKSKARIKPELFDNMSFETRLLPSIRNAVHNHTVIVKDGEEIVGYVYSNVSPKEAYSNEFAIFFDLSSVSKRNVGCLSQFYIKDQYRKYGVGSKLFNLSMEWLKQFEDVEDYFIYVSNGNENALEFYKRKGFSVSHDILDGFITVLRSKKLVEKE, from the coding sequence ATGGAGCTTACTTATGAGGTCATCCCGGATGAACAGATTGAACTTTGCCGGGATGCCTGCAATGAACTGATGGCGTTTCAAAAGTCGAAAGCCCGCATAAAACCGGAATTGTTCGACAACATGAGCTTTGAAACACGATTGCTGCCTTCCATCCGAAACGCTGTACATAATCATACAGTTATCGTAAAAGACGGTGAAGAAATCGTCGGATATGTATATTCAAATGTTTCACCGAAAGAAGCCTATTCCAATGAATTTGCCATTTTTTTCGACCTGTCATCGGTCAGCAAAAGGAATGTAGGCTGCCTCTCCCAATTTTATATAAAGGATCAATACAGAAAATATGGAGTCGGTTCCAAGCTTTTTAACTTGTCGATGGAATGGCTGAAACAATTTGAAGATGTCGAGGATTATTTCATCTACGTCTCCAATGGAAATGAAAATGCATTAGAGTTCTACAAGCGAAAAGGTTTTTCTGTCAGCCATGATATATTGGACGGTTTCATCACCGTTTTGAGGAGTAAGAAACTGGTTGAGAAGGAATAA